In a single window of the Limnochorda sp. L945t genome:
- a CDS encoding branched-chain amino acid ABC transporter permease, with protein MGAESVKAGGVRSKPATAGLVGRDAGWWAAAAAIVALLHFVLPLLPLNAYHVQVLMYVGINVILAASLNLVNGYMGEFSVGHAGFMAVGAYVSAVTMLWAVPRAWWPYFFPVSVVLGGAGAAAVGLLVAIPSFRTRGDYLAIVTLALNMIVKSVIENIEAVGGPRGLVGIARLTSPAWVYLWVFVTLGALRQFLHSRFGRGVQAIREDEVAAEIIGIETRRVKLQAFLIAAFFAGVAGGLYAHLIQFINPKSFDIVKSTEILVMVYLGGVASLAGSVLGAAIYTVLLELLRFLGLWRWVLAPLLLVLLMILRPRGILGYQEPAALIPWRERLLRRRAGEGAKVVGAP; from the coding sequence ATGGGCGCAGAAAGTGTGAAAGCCGGGGGCGTCCGGAGCAAGCCGGCAACGGCAGGCCTGGTGGGACGGGATGCCGGTTGGTGGGCGGCAGCAGCCGCCATCGTGGCGTTGTTGCACTTCGTGCTGCCCCTCTTGCCCCTCAACGCGTACCACGTCCAGGTCCTGATGTACGTCGGCATCAACGTCATCCTCGCGGCCAGCCTCAACCTGGTCAACGGCTACATGGGCGAGTTCTCCGTGGGCCATGCCGGGTTCATGGCGGTGGGGGCTTACGTTTCGGCCGTGACCATGCTCTGGGCCGTGCCCCGGGCGTGGTGGCCGTACTTCTTCCCCGTCTCGGTCGTCCTGGGGGGAGCAGGAGCGGCGGCGGTCGGCCTCCTGGTGGCCATCCCCTCTTTCCGCACGCGGGGCGATTACCTGGCCATCGTCACGCTGGCCCTCAACATGATCGTCAAGAGCGTCATCGAAAACATCGAGGCGGTGGGCGGCCCGCGGGGGCTGGTCGGAATCGCCCGCCTGACGAGCCCCGCCTGGGTCTACTTGTGGGTGTTCGTGACGCTCGGGGCGCTTCGCCAGTTCCTGCACTCCCGTTTCGGACGCGGCGTCCAGGCCATCCGAGAAGACGAGGTGGCGGCGGAGATCATCGGCATCGAGACGCGCCGGGTCAAGCTCCAGGCGTTCCTCATCGCTGCCTTCTTCGCCGGGGTGGCGGGGGGACTGTACGCCCACCTGATTCAATTCATCAACCCGAAGAGCTTCGACATCGTCAAGTCCACGGAGATCCTGGTCATGGTCTACCTCGGAGGCGTCGCCAGCCTGGCCGGCAGCGTGCTGGGCGCCGCCATCTACACGGTGCTGCTGGAGCTGTTGCGCTTCCTGGGGCTGTGGCGGTGGGTGCTGGCGCCGCTTCTGCTGGTGCTGTTGATGATCCTGCGGCCGCGCGGCATCCTGGGCTATCAGGAGCCCGCCGCGCTGATTCCATGGCGGGAGCGCCTGCTGCGCCGGCGCGCCGGGGAAGGGGCGAAGGTCGTTGGCGCTCCTTGA
- a CDS encoding ABC transporter ATP-binding protein: MRRHRWRYAAGVAALIVVDLLQLYIPQVLGGVADELAAGRLSAAYVLRAAGLLVALDVLIAAGRWAWRQFLLGASRLLEVELRRHVFVHLQTLSAGYFTRHRVGDLMAHLTNDIQAVRMAAGQGVVLSVDAIFMTVAVAAMMVGTTDLRLSLLAAAPLLLLAVALSRTGREVHRRFRSVQEGFSHLTEFVEENVTGIRVVQSFAREAQEQARFDAIAAEQVRRQMHLARVWAAMGPMTEGAVGLSFAVLLFVGGWMVESDLVSLGGFVAFTGYLSMLVWPLTSVGWLINMIQRGRASLERLSAILGEVPEVTESPDSIDPGLLSGRVDVRGLTFTYPGASRPALVDIRFSLRPGESLGLVGRTGSGKSTLAMLLLRLYDPPPGTIFYDGVDVRRLRLAPLRRQIGYVPQDQFLFSMSLAENIAFGLDSRGAQDGTAASGPRPVRLAGDPADDPVVVRAAQLGHLHEDVETFPEGYRSLVGERGIALSGGQKQRTAIARALAKEPRLLVMDDALSAVDVQTERAILHDLQDVLAGRTTIIISHRLSAVRHCDRILVLDEGRIVEEGTHEELAARGGLYARMLHQQQLEAELQAP, from the coding sequence GTGCGGCGTCACCGGTGGCGTTACGCTGCCGGGGTCGCCGCCCTCATCGTCGTGGACCTCCTCCAGCTCTACATTCCCCAGGTCCTGGGCGGCGTGGCGGACGAGCTCGCTGCCGGCCGCCTCAGCGCCGCTTACGTGCTCCGCGCGGCGGGGCTGCTGGTGGCGCTCGACGTGCTGATCGCCGCGGGCCGGTGGGCCTGGCGCCAGTTCCTGCTTGGCGCCTCCCGGCTCCTGGAAGTCGAGCTGAGGCGCCATGTCTTCGTGCACCTGCAAACCCTCTCCGCAGGCTACTTCACGCGGCACCGGGTCGGGGACCTGATGGCTCACCTGACCAACGACATCCAGGCGGTGCGCATGGCGGCGGGGCAGGGCGTGGTGCTCTCGGTGGACGCCATCTTCATGACCGTCGCGGTCGCCGCCATGATGGTCGGTACGACCGACCTGCGCCTCAGCTTGCTGGCTGCCGCGCCGTTGTTGCTGCTCGCCGTCGCCTTGAGCAGGACGGGGCGGGAAGTCCACCGGCGCTTCCGGTCGGTCCAGGAGGGCTTCAGCCACCTCACCGAGTTCGTCGAGGAGAACGTGACAGGGATCCGGGTGGTGCAGAGCTTCGCCCGGGAGGCGCAAGAGCAGGCGCGCTTCGACGCGATCGCCGCCGAGCAGGTGCGCCGCCAGATGCACCTTGCCCGGGTGTGGGCGGCCATGGGCCCCATGACCGAGGGAGCCGTCGGTCTTTCTTTTGCAGTGCTGCTGTTCGTGGGCGGATGGATGGTGGAGTCGGACCTGGTGAGCCTGGGCGGCTTCGTGGCGTTCACCGGTTACCTCTCCATGCTCGTGTGGCCCCTCACGTCGGTCGGGTGGTTGATCAACATGATCCAGAGGGGCCGGGCGTCGCTCGAACGGCTGAGCGCCATCCTGGGTGAGGTGCCGGAGGTGACGGAGAGCCCGGACTCCATCGATCCGGGGCTGCTGTCGGGGCGAGTCGACGTGCGGGGGCTCACCTTCACCTATCCGGGCGCCTCCCGCCCGGCCCTGGTCGACATCCGCTTCTCTTTGCGCCCCGGGGAGAGCCTCGGGCTGGTCGGGCGTACCGGTTCGGGCAAGAGCACCCTGGCCATGCTCCTGCTGCGCCTGTACGACCCGCCGCCCGGGACCATCTTCTACGACGGCGTCGACGTGCGGCGATTGCGCCTGGCTCCGCTACGCCGCCAGATCGGCTACGTGCCCCAGGATCAGTTTCTGTTCTCCATGAGCCTGGCGGAAAACATCGCCTTCGGGCTCGACAGCCGCGGCGCGCAGGACGGAACGGCCGCCAGCGGGCCCCGCCCCGTGAGGCTTGCGGGGGACCCGGCCGACGACCCGGTGGTCGTGCGGGCGGCGCAGCTCGGACACCTGCACGAGGACGTGGAGACGTTCCCCGAGGGGTACCGGTCCCTGGTCGGCGAGCGGGGCATCGCCCTCTCGGGCGGCCAAAAGCAGAGGACCGCCATCGCCAGGGCCCTGGCCAAGGAGCCCAGGTTGCTCGTCATGGACGATGCTCTCTCCGCCGTGGACGTGCAGACGGAGCGGGCCATCCTGCACGACCTGCAGGACGTGCTCGCCGGGAGGACGACCATCATCATCTCCCACCGGCTCTCCGCGGTCCGCCATTGCGACCGGATCCTGGTGCTGGACGAGGGCCGGATCGTCGAGGAGGGCACCCACGAGGAACTCGCCGCTCGAGGTGGCCTCTATGCGCGCATGCTCCACCAGCAGCAGCTGGAAGCAGAACTCCAGGCGCCCTGA
- a CDS encoding ABC transporter ATP-binding protein, giving the protein MAVAQPGPGRALLTLQDVEVRYGSIQALSGVSLQVHDGEVVALIGANGAGKTTTLRAVSGLVRPARGKILFGDADLSRLPADQIAAMGISHVPEGRAIFANLTVLENLRLATFSRRDRRQVQEDIERVFSLLPRLAERRHQNAGTLSGGEQQMLAIGRALMLRGRIMLLDEPSMGLAPVLVAEIFRLLREINRQGTTLLLVEQNARMALALATRGYVLENGRVVLSGPSAELMANPAVAEAYLGAA; this is encoded by the coding sequence ATGGCGGTGGCTCAACCAGGACCGGGCCGGGCGCTGCTCACCCTGCAGGACGTGGAGGTCCGCTACGGCAGCATCCAGGCGCTCTCGGGGGTCTCGCTCCAGGTACATGACGGCGAGGTCGTGGCGCTCATCGGCGCCAACGGCGCCGGCAAGACCACCACGCTCCGGGCCGTCTCCGGCCTGGTGCGCCCGGCCCGGGGGAAGATCCTCTTCGGGGACGCCGACCTCTCCCGCCTGCCGGCCGACCAGATCGCCGCCATGGGCATTTCCCACGTCCCCGAAGGGCGGGCCATCTTCGCCAACCTTACCGTGCTCGAAAACCTGCGCCTGGCCACCTTTTCCCGCCGCGATCGCCGCCAGGTGCAGGAGGACATCGAGCGGGTCTTCTCGCTGCTGCCCCGCCTGGCCGAGCGGCGCCATCAGAACGCCGGCACCCTCTCGGGCGGCGAACAGCAGATGCTGGCCATCGGGCGAGCCCTGATGCTGCGGGGCCGCATCATGCTGCTGGACGAGCCGTCCATGGGGCTGGCACCGGTGCTGGTCGCGGAGATCTTCCGGCTGTTGCGGGAGATCAACCGGCAGGGCACGACCCTGCTTCTGGTCGAGCAAAACGCCCGTATGGCCCTCGCGCTCGCCACCCGGGGCTACGTCCTGGAGAACGGCCGGGTCGTCTTGAGCGGGCCCTCCGCGGAGCTGATGGCCAACCCGGCCGTGGCGGAAGCGTATCTGGGCGCCGCCTGA
- a CDS encoding ABC transporter ATP-binding protein — MPQAFDIHEEEALKPRGDPRLLRRLAGYARPYAGPIALAVLMALLVTVADLARPYVFKVAIDDHLLGFSQPLVEVTGLTLPPPLQERAVQLGDRLFVRERELPAGPVRERLAGARRRQILKVGGQPLLVDGVVAGQRDAALNRGRVVGRAGQGRLLVEFDGRTYEAEPVGADEWRRFLRPDHSALLRLGAVLVGLTMASQALAYGMTFLMQRSGQEIVRRLRSQLFHHVEHRALSFFDRQPAGRIVTRLTNDTEALSEMYTTVVVSLFRDGFILVGVIVAMARLDPGLSAVGLAVLPVVGGATWVFRAKARDAYRRVRVRLARVNAFLAENLAGMWLVKAFAQEPAQLARFDRENEEYLRSTMGELSVFAVFRPVVDFLGNGALALLLWYGGVRVAQGQLEYGVLYAFLQYIRQLFQPIGDLAEKYNVLQAAMASSERIFQILDDPTAIREPAQPARVPSRARGHVALDRVWFAYEAERWVLRDVSLEARPGETVGLVGATGAGKSSIIALMARLYDVQKGAVLLDGHDVRTLPLGWLRRQVAVVLQDPLLFSGTLAYNIGFGVDGAGPEEVREAARRVGAHEFIEALPGGYDYPVSERGAGLSAGQRQLIALARAAALRAPVLVLDEATASVDSETEQRIQAAIRSLQGACTVIIVAHRLSTVVHADRIVVLHRGEVREVGRHDELLARQGLYAKMWQLQTLERQAGRVAAAG; from the coding sequence GTGCCGCAGGCGTTCGACATCCACGAAGAAGAAGCGCTCAAACCCCGCGGCGATCCACGGCTGCTGCGCCGGCTCGCCGGCTACGCCCGCCCGTACGCCGGGCCCATCGCGCTGGCGGTGCTGATGGCGCTGCTGGTCACCGTGGCCGACCTGGCGAGGCCTTACGTATTCAAGGTCGCCATCGACGACCATTTGCTGGGGTTTTCGCAGCCCCTCGTGGAGGTGACGGGTCTGACGCTCCCTCCACCGCTGCAGGAGCGGGCGGTGCAGCTCGGCGATCGCTTGTTCGTGAGGGAGCGGGAGCTGCCGGCCGGTCCCGTTCGGGAACGGCTGGCCGGCGCTCGCCGCCGGCAGATCCTCAAGGTGGGCGGGCAACCCCTGCTGGTGGACGGGGTGGTGGCCGGGCAGCGTGACGCAGCGCTCAATCGGGGCCGGGTCGTGGGCCGGGCGGGGCAGGGGCGGCTTCTCGTCGAGTTCGACGGGCGCACGTACGAGGCGGAGCCGGTCGGCGCCGACGAGTGGCGGCGGTTCCTTCGACCCGACCACTCCGCGCTGCTGAGGCTGGGAGCAGTACTGGTGGGGTTGACGATGGCTTCGCAGGCCTTGGCGTATGGGATGACCTTCCTCATGCAGCGCTCGGGACAGGAGATCGTCCGGAGGCTGCGCAGCCAGCTCTTCCATCACGTCGAGCACCGGGCTCTGTCCTTCTTCGACCGGCAGCCGGCGGGCCGGATCGTCACGCGGCTCACCAACGACACCGAGGCGCTCAGCGAGATGTACACCACCGTGGTGGTCAGCCTCTTCCGGGACGGCTTCATCCTCGTGGGCGTCATCGTCGCCATGGCCCGCCTCGATCCCGGGCTGAGCGCGGTCGGCCTGGCGGTGTTGCCCGTCGTGGGCGGCGCGACATGGGTCTTCCGGGCGAAGGCCCGGGACGCGTATCGCCGGGTGCGGGTGCGGCTGGCCAGAGTCAACGCGTTCCTGGCGGAAAACCTGGCCGGCATGTGGCTCGTCAAGGCCTTCGCGCAAGAGCCGGCCCAGCTGGCCCGCTTCGACCGGGAAAACGAGGAGTACCTGCGCTCCACGATGGGCGAGCTGTCGGTGTTCGCCGTGTTTCGACCCGTGGTGGATTTCCTGGGAAATGGTGCGCTGGCCCTCTTGCTGTGGTACGGGGGCGTCCGGGTGGCGCAAGGCCAGCTCGAGTACGGCGTGTTGTACGCTTTCCTGCAATACATCCGGCAGCTCTTCCAGCCCATCGGGGATCTGGCCGAGAAGTACAACGTGCTGCAGGCGGCGATGGCCTCTTCCGAGCGCATCTTCCAGATCCTGGACGATCCGACGGCCATCCGGGAGCCGGCGCAGCCGGCCAGGGTGCCCTCCAGGGCGAGGGGGCACGTGGCCCTCGACCGGGTCTGGTTCGCCTACGAAGCGGAGCGCTGGGTGCTGCGCGACGTCTCGCTGGAGGCCCGCCCCGGCGAGACGGTGGGGCTCGTGGGGGCGACCGGGGCCGGCAAGAGCTCCATCATCGCGTTGATGGCGCGCCTGTACGACGTCCAAAAGGGCGCGGTGCTGCTGGACGGGCACGACGTGCGGACGCTGCCCCTGGGGTGGCTCAGGCGCCAGGTGGCCGTGGTGTTGCAGGACCCGCTGCTTTTCTCCGGTACTCTGGCGTACAATATCGGCTTCGGCGTGGACGGCGCCGGACCGGAGGAGGTCCGGGAGGCGGCCCGCAGGGTCGGCGCACACGAGTTCATCGAGGCGCTGCCCGGCGGCTACGACTATCCGGTCAGCGAGCGGGGCGCGGGGCTATCGGCGGGCCAGCGCCAGCTCATCGCCCTGGCGCGAGCGGCCGCGCTGCGTGCGCCGGTGCTCGTTCTCGACGAGGCGACGGCCAGCGTGGACAGCGAGACGGAGCAGCGCATCCAGGCGGCCATCCGGTCGCTGCAGGGGGCGTGCACCGTGATCATCGTGGCGCACCGGCTCTCCACGGTGGTACACGCCGACCGCATCGTGGTGCTGCACCGCGGCGAGGTGCGGGAGGTCGGGCGCCACGACGAGCTGCTGGCGCGCCAGGGGCTCTACGCCAAGATGTGGCAGCTCCAGACCCTGGAGCGGCAAGCCGGCCGGGTTGCCGCGGCAGGATGA
- a CDS encoding ABC transporter ATP-binding protein: protein MALLEIEHLGIRFGGLQALHDFSLQLEEGELVGLIGPNGAGKTTVFNLVTGVYRPSAGEIRWLGRSLVGLRPSQIAQAGVARTFQNIRLFKGLSVLDNVRAALYKSGRTHLFGALAGAGAIAAEEEAIFERSMEMLELFGLAHLAAEPAGSLPYGHQRRLEMARALAARPRLLLLDEPAAGMNPAEAERLLEQIRWIHRHFGVAIILIEHQMRVVMGVCPRIVVLDFGEIIAEGPPEFIRQHPRVLEAYLGRQAEGS from the coding sequence TTGGCGCTCCTTGAGATCGAGCATCTCGGCATTCGCTTCGGCGGCCTGCAGGCGCTGCACGACTTCTCCCTGCAGCTCGAGGAAGGGGAGCTGGTGGGCCTCATCGGCCCCAACGGCGCCGGCAAGACGACGGTCTTCAACCTGGTGACCGGGGTCTATCGTCCTTCGGCCGGGGAGATCCGGTGGCTGGGGCGCTCGCTGGTGGGGCTGCGCCCCAGCCAGATCGCCCAAGCGGGCGTGGCCCGCACCTTTCAGAACATTCGACTGTTCAAGGGGCTTTCCGTGCTCGACAACGTGCGGGCGGCCCTGTACAAGAGCGGCCGAACGCACCTCTTCGGCGCGCTGGCCGGGGCCGGTGCGATCGCGGCCGAGGAGGAAGCCATCTTCGAGCGTTCCATGGAGATGCTGGAGCTGTTCGGCCTCGCCCACCTGGCCGCCGAGCCGGCCGGGAGCCTGCCATACGGGCACCAGCGGCGCCTGGAGATGGCCCGCGCCCTGGCCGCGAGGCCTCGCCTCCTGCTCCTCGACGAGCCGGCCGCCGGCATGAACCCGGCGGAAGCGGAGCGCCTGTTGGAGCAGATTCGATGGATCCACCGGCACTTCGGCGTCGCCATCATCCTCATCGAGCACCAGATGCGGGTCGTGATGGGGGTCTGCCCCCGGATCGTGGTGCTCGACTTCGGGGAGATCATCGCGGAAGGCCCGCCCGAGTTCATCCGGCAGCATCCCAGGGTGCTGGAGGCATACCTGGGCCGCCAGGCGGAGGGGTCGTGA
- a CDS encoding GerMN domain-containing protein, producing the protein MRGVGEATQEGLGERRVREAPPRKDRLRAGRLVLAALLVVALVTGAGVGAYRVVWSHLSATSARIDRMERTLEQLSERVSRIEQVQRLVAPARVEVYFSRSTPEGELEMVRVERPAPPASAPEDRVRLAIQAMLQGPSPGETSGQSLYTQIPEGTRLLSVRLQGETAFLNFSREFEQTGGTQRLAGMLRQVVFTATAVPPVRKVVLLVEGEQVGTETHPFTGDGLLFGELSRDALPL; encoded by the coding sequence GTGCGAGGCGTGGGCGAAGCAACGCAAGAGGGGCTCGGAGAACGGCGCGTCCGTGAGGCGCCGCCCCGGAAAGACCGGCTGCGGGCAGGCCGTCTCGTCCTGGCGGCCCTCCTGGTCGTCGCCCTGGTCACCGGGGCAGGGGTCGGAGCCTATCGGGTCGTCTGGTCGCACCTGTCAGCGACGAGCGCTCGGATCGACCGCATGGAGCGCACCCTGGAGCAGCTCTCGGAGCGGGTGAGCCGGATCGAGCAGGTGCAGCGACTGGTCGCGCCCGCCCGGGTCGAGGTCTACTTCAGCCGGTCCACCCCGGAGGGCGAGCTGGAGATGGTACGGGTCGAGCGCCCGGCCCCGCCGGCCAGCGCTCCGGAAGACCGCGTGCGTCTCGCCATCCAGGCCATGCTCCAGGGTCCCTCGCCCGGGGAGACCTCCGGCCAGTCTCTCTACACCCAGATTCCCGAGGGCACCCGCCTGCTGTCGGTACGCCTGCAGGGCGAGACCGCGTTCTTGAACTTCTCCCGGGAGTTCGAGCAGACCGGCGGTACTCAGCGCCTAGCCGGCATGCTCCGCCAGGTGGTCTTCACCGCCACGGCGGTGCCGCCGGTGCGCAAGGTGGTGCTGCTGGTGGAAGGGGAGCAGGTAGGCACCGAGACGCATCCGTTCACAGGAGATGGACTCCTGTTCGGCGAACTCTCCCGGGACGCGCTGCCGCTTTGA